A window of Desulforhopalus sp. contains these coding sequences:
- a CDS encoding tRNA-dihydrouridine synthase family protein, with amino-acid sequence MPDTQPYLYLAPLRGLTDALFRDTLSRHFGGFDAAVAPFITPQKKTLFDDIMLRDVLPDNNQGLSLVPQILHTDPESFIVLARRLADLGYRHVNWNLGCPAPMVARKKKGSGLLPYPEVILDILQQVMPQLGVELSIKTRLGFHNRSELAALLPQLDQFPLKEIIIHTRLGVQLYKGATDPDGFAECQKLSRHPLVYNGDINDLAAFTTLATRFPTVDRWMIGRGALSNPFLPEEIKGLPAGSADQRRKRLYAFHQDLVDRYQQRLSGQSHVLSRLKQLWSYLIISFPGQEKLGKKILKSNSLETYWQAIEQVFAA; translated from the coding sequence ATGCCCGACACCCAGCCCTATCTATATCTGGCGCCGCTTCGCGGCCTCACCGATGCCCTGTTTCGTGACACCCTGAGCCGACATTTCGGCGGCTTTGACGCGGCCGTTGCCCCCTTTATCACGCCGCAGAAAAAGACGCTCTTTGACGATATCATGCTGCGCGACGTGCTGCCCGACAACAACCAAGGGCTGTCGCTTGTCCCGCAGATTCTCCATACCGACCCTGAATCCTTTATCGTTCTCGCCCGGCGTCTTGCCGATTTGGGCTATCGCCACGTCAACTGGAATCTCGGTTGCCCGGCGCCGATGGTGGCCCGCAAGAAAAAAGGTTCCGGCCTCTTGCCCTATCCTGAGGTGATCCTCGATATCCTTCAGCAGGTTATGCCGCAATTGGGCGTTGAGCTGTCGATCAAGACCCGGCTCGGTTTCCATAACCGGTCGGAACTGGCTGCACTGCTGCCACAACTCGACCAATTTCCATTGAAAGAAATTATCATCCATACCCGCCTGGGCGTCCAGCTTTACAAGGGAGCCACCGACCCAGACGGCTTTGCCGAATGTCAAAAACTCAGCCGCCATCCATTGGTGTACAATGGCGATATCAATGACCTGGCTGCGTTTACCACTCTGGCCACCCGCTTCCCGACCGTCGACCGCTGGATGATCGGCCGGGGTGCCCTCAGCAATCCGTTTTTGCCGGAGGAAATCAAAGGATTACCGGCAGGTAGCGCCGACCAGAGAAGAAAACGTCTGTATGCCTTTCATCAAGACCTGGTCGACCGCTATCAGCAGCGGCTCTCGGGACAATCGCATGTCCTAAGCCGGCTCAAACAGCTTTGGTCCTATCTCATCATTTCCTTTCCAGGCCAAGAAAAACTTGGGAAGAAGATATTAAAAAGCAACAGCTTAGAGACGTATTGGCAGGCAATTGAGCAGGTGTTCGCGGCGTAG
- a CDS encoding thiamine biosynthesis protein: MKNIKALALFSGGLDSILAARVVMEQGVEVEAIQFVTPFFNYDLLDDVAGHQARMLRLYGIRVVVEDISPGYLQLLHNPLHGFGKNFNPCIDCKILMFSRAKEMLAERGASFLISGEVLGQRPMSQRRDTLNVIERDSGTRSLLLRPLCAQLLKETLPELEGWVDRSKLLRMSGRGRSAQLALAARYGVTEFPAPAGGCTLADPILGRRIEQLYGSESLLRGAEITVADIRLLLLGRQFLLPGGIWLILGRDERENDTVAGLAGGDDALLLMEDWPGPTAVLKNVGSHALSPAQLQEVFSLAAALVVRFGKRLPEGETENTVTCTFEGKRMPLVVAPLADEVFKSWRLL, translated from the coding sequence ATGAAGAATATTAAGGCCCTCGCCCTTTTCTCCGGTGGCCTCGATTCGATTCTCGCGGCGAGAGTGGTCATGGAGCAAGGGGTGGAGGTGGAGGCGATCCAATTTGTCACCCCCTTTTTCAACTATGACCTTCTTGATGATGTGGCCGGACACCAGGCAAGGATGCTTCGTTTGTACGGTATTCGGGTCGTGGTTGAGGACATCAGCCCGGGCTATCTCCAGTTGCTGCACAATCCGCTGCACGGTTTTGGCAAGAACTTCAATCCCTGCATTGACTGCAAGATTCTCATGTTTTCCCGGGCCAAAGAAATGCTTGCCGAGCGGGGTGCGTCGTTTTTGATCTCCGGTGAGGTTTTAGGGCAAAGGCCGATGTCCCAGCGCCGCGATACCCTGAACGTCATCGAGCGTGATTCCGGCACCCGGTCTCTGCTGCTGCGGCCGCTGTGCGCCCAACTCCTCAAAGAGACACTGCCGGAGCTGGAGGGCTGGGTGGATAGAAGCAAGTTGCTGCGCATGAGTGGCCGTGGCCGTTCGGCGCAACTTGCCCTGGCGGCGCGGTACGGGGTCACGGAATTCCCGGCCCCGGCGGGTGGTTGTACCCTGGCCGATCCGATTCTTGGGCGGCGGATCGAGCAACTCTACGGCAGCGAATCGCTGCTGCGGGGGGCGGAGATTACCGTTGCCGACATTCGCTTGCTGCTCCTTGGCCGGCAATTCCTCCTGCCGGGGGGCATCTGGCTGATCCTTGGCCGTGACGAAAGGGAAAACGACACCGTGGCAGGTCTTGCAGGTGGTGATGATGCCCTGTTGCTCATGGAGGACTGGCCCGGCCCGACAGCGGTGCTGAAAAATGTCGGCAGTCATGCTTTGTCTCCTGCGCAATTACAAGAAGTATTCTCTCTTGCCGCCGCCTTGGTTGTGCGGTTCGGCAAAAGGCTCCCGGAAGGAGAAACTGAAAATACCGTCACCTGCACCTTTGAAGGCAAGCGAATGCCTCTCGTCGTTGCGCCGCTGGCCGACGAAGTGTTCAAGAGTTGGAGGCTTCTCTAG
- the recN gene encoding DNA repair protein RecN, translating into MLCELRVKNLALIESLELSFDQGKSSGLVVMTGETGAGKSIMLRAIQLLTGGRASVDWIRSGEESCEVEALFELSPQHGRLLQRLEEGGFGSDTSVVVRRMLHNSGRSRFYINGSMATAKNVADLTADMLNVASQHDHQQLLQPTLHLDILDTLGELWPERQELARSFELWQTKREALAALRQQEQEKEQKQDFLRFQVAEIRQAGLQPGEEEELSAEKKRLKNAQALIKVSQESYHLLGGSLLDGLIQLRQNMGQMAVLDPAAVKLAEDISGYTFLAEDYVSQLREYRDLLHDDPYRLDQVNERLDLVLQMKRKYGDSIEAILDFAEKCEAELVLFENMDKTIAALEKEVQGLERDMVGKARQLSRKRRQTGQDMEKAMGQELASLAFDRAGFVVHWREVEEIPEKMRVSGWDRGEFYFSPNPGEPARPLAKIASGGELSRLMLAMKCLLAKKDMVDTVIFDEVDAGIGGQAAEAVARKIQELAGHHQVFCITHLPQIAARGTQHFQVSKAVEGGRTQSAVVRLSPEDRVRELARMLAGDSATAQTHAFAKELLGKGGVSV; encoded by the coding sequence ATGTTGTGCGAACTGCGAGTAAAAAATTTGGCTCTGATCGAATCTTTGGAGCTGAGCTTTGATCAGGGAAAATCCTCCGGACTGGTGGTGATGACCGGGGAAACCGGTGCCGGCAAGTCGATAATGCTGCGGGCCATCCAGCTGCTCACCGGCGGAAGGGCATCCGTCGACTGGATACGCAGCGGCGAGGAGTCCTGCGAGGTGGAGGCACTGTTCGAGTTGAGTCCGCAGCACGGCCGCCTGTTGCAAAGACTTGAGGAAGGAGGTTTTGGCAGTGATACCTCGGTTGTTGTCAGGCGCATGCTCCACAATTCCGGGCGCAGCAGGTTTTATATCAACGGGTCCATGGCTACCGCCAAAAATGTTGCCGACCTGACCGCCGATATGCTCAACGTCGCCAGCCAGCATGATCACCAGCAGCTGCTCCAGCCCACCCTGCATCTTGATATTCTCGATACCCTCGGCGAGCTGTGGCCGGAAAGGCAGGAACTGGCAAGGTCCTTCGAGCTCTGGCAGACAAAAAGAGAGGCCCTGGCAGCGCTCAGGCAGCAGGAACAGGAGAAGGAACAAAAGCAGGACTTTCTCCGTTTCCAGGTGGCTGAAATCCGTCAGGCAGGCCTTCAGCCCGGAGAGGAGGAAGAACTCAGCGCCGAGAAGAAGCGGCTGAAGAATGCCCAGGCATTGATTAAAGTCAGCCAGGAAAGCTACCACCTTCTCGGCGGAAGCCTCCTTGATGGCCTTATCCAGCTGCGGCAGAACATGGGACAAATGGCCGTCCTTGATCCGGCGGCGGTCAAGCTTGCCGAAGATATCAGCGGCTATACCTTTCTTGCCGAGGATTATGTCAGCCAGCTCAGGGAGTACCGCGATCTTCTGCATGATGATCCATATCGCCTCGACCAGGTCAACGAGCGCCTTGATCTGGTTTTACAAATGAAGAGAAAGTACGGCGACTCGATCGAGGCGATTCTTGATTTTGCAGAAAAATGCGAGGCAGAACTCGTTCTTTTCGAGAATATGGATAAAACCATCGCAGCCCTTGAAAAGGAAGTGCAGGGCCTGGAGAGGGACATGGTGGGCAAGGCCCGGCAGCTTTCCAGGAAGCGCCGGCAAACCGGCCAGGATATGGAGAAGGCCATGGGACAGGAACTGGCCTCGCTGGCCTTTGACCGGGCCGGCTTTGTCGTCCACTGGCGCGAGGTGGAGGAGATACCCGAAAAAATGCGGGTAAGTGGCTGGGACCGCGGCGAATTCTATTTTTCCCCCAACCCTGGTGAACCTGCCAGACCTCTTGCGAAAATCGCCTCCGGCGGTGAATTGTCGCGGCTGATGCTGGCGATGAAATGTCTTCTCGCCAAAAAGGATATGGTCGATACGGTCATCTTTGATGAGGTCGACGCCGGAATCGGCGGCCAGGCGGCGGAGGCGGTGGCGCGGAAGATTCAAGAACTGGCGGGGCATCACCAGGTCTTTTGTATTACCCACCTGCCGCAGATTGCCGCCCGTGGCACCCAACATTTCCAGGTATCAAAGGCCGTGGAGGGTGGACGCACCCAGTCGGCGGTAGTGCGACTTAGCCCAGAGGACCGGGTGCGGGAGCTTGCCAGAATGCTCGCCGGCGATTCGGCAACGGCCCAGACCCACGCCTTTGCTAAAGAGTTACTGGGAAAGGGGGGTGTCTCGGTATGA
- a CDS encoding metal-dependent transcriptional regulator has protein sequence MKGKPDLSASLEDYIEAIYHIIGAKLVARSKEIAARLSVSRASVTEALRALSKKGLINYSPYEAITLTEEGKTVAEDVIFRHQALKQFFIKVLSINDSVAEEGACRIEHAAPPEIIARMISFTEFMQVCPRGGDEMIKGFADYCTRGKQSANCTTCVSHCREVPGSLSTAGSPSQKSPGKSGK, from the coding sequence ATGAAAGGGAAACCAGACCTCAGTGCCAGCCTTGAAGACTACATTGAGGCGATTTACCATATCATAGGTGCCAAACTGGTGGCCAGAAGCAAGGAGATTGCCGCCCGCCTCAGCGTCAGTCGCGCCTCGGTAACCGAGGCCTTGCGCGCCCTTTCGAAAAAAGGCTTGATCAATTATTCTCCGTATGAAGCAATTACCTTGACTGAAGAAGGGAAGACGGTCGCGGAAGATGTCATCTTTCGCCATCAGGCCCTGAAACAATTCTTTATTAAGGTTCTATCCATTAACGACTCAGTTGCCGAGGAAGGTGCCTGCAGAATAGAACATGCGGCCCCCCCGGAAATCATTGCCAGAATGATCAGTTTCACCGAATTCATGCAGGTATGCCCAAGGGGCGGCGATGAGATGATCAAGGGTTTTGCTGATTATTGCACCCGGGGAAAACAAAGTGCCAACTGCACCACCTGCGTCTCGCACTGCCGTGAAGTACCGGGGTCCCTGAGCACAGCAGGCTCTCCTTCGCAAAAATCCCCAGGCAAATCCGGCAAATAA
- a CDS encoding HD domain-containing protein has protein sequence MTASKQVDTLLCQMQELNLQESRQLSPPATLSSAGIRRSPEEKTGYRQQFSLDADRILHSRAYARYIDKTQVFSLITNDHITHRVLHVQLVARVARTIGRFLHLNEDLIEAIALGHDIGHPPFGHDGEKFLSDLCIEHDLPPFQHNIQSVRFLDQLERKGQGWNLTLQVLDGILCHDGEQHSRDIRPVPIGSFEEFDRKLEGKIADRALALMPATLEGCVVRLADTVAYIGRDIEDAIILGLIRREDIPANCRKMLGDTNGTIVYNLVTDLITNSRISTPEASYIGFSEAIADALAELKSFNYKKIYLAPKTKEKSPTIRECYRNLFDYYLSCLEKSPGTIPDDIDLMSNIEPRASHVCYSSAEKVRDFIAGMTDDFFLRQARKIGCKVPEKTHLP, from the coding sequence ATGACCGCCAGCAAGCAAGTAGATACCCTTCTCTGCCAGATGCAGGAGCTGAACCTTCAAGAGTCCCGGCAGCTATCGCCGCCCGCCACATTGTCCAGCGCCGGAATCAGGAGATCGCCGGAGGAGAAGACCGGGTATCGCCAGCAATTTTCCCTCGACGCCGACCGGATTCTTCACTCCCGGGCCTATGCACGGTATATCGATAAAACCCAGGTCTTCTCACTCATCACCAATGATCATATAACCCATCGAGTCCTGCACGTCCAATTGGTCGCAAGAGTTGCCAGAACTATCGGCCGCTTTCTTCATTTGAATGAAGACCTTATCGAGGCTATCGCCCTCGGCCACGATATCGGCCATCCGCCTTTTGGCCATGATGGTGAAAAATTCCTTTCTGATCTTTGTATAGAGCATGATCTGCCGCCGTTTCAACACAATATCCAATCGGTACGATTCCTCGACCAGCTCGAACGCAAGGGACAGGGCTGGAACCTGACCCTGCAGGTGCTGGATGGCATCCTCTGTCACGATGGCGAACAACATTCCCGGGATATCCGCCCCGTCCCGATCGGGAGTTTTGAGGAATTCGACCGGAAGCTAGAGGGAAAAATTGCTGATAGAGCGCTGGCCCTCATGCCGGCAACCCTTGAAGGATGCGTCGTCCGGCTCGCCGATACCGTGGCCTATATAGGCAGAGACATTGAGGATGCAATTATCCTCGGATTGATCAGGCGGGAAGACATACCCGCAAACTGTCGAAAGATGCTCGGCGACACCAATGGCACTATTGTCTACAACCTGGTGACCGACCTCATCACCAACAGCCGTATTTCAACGCCGGAGGCATCATATATCGGTTTCAGCGAGGCGATAGCCGATGCCCTGGCTGAGCTAAAGTCTTTCAACTACAAGAAGATTTATTTAGCCCCCAAGACGAAAGAGAAAAGTCCCACCATCAGGGAATGTTACCGAAATCTCTTCGACTATTACCTGAGCTGTTTAGAAAAATCCCCCGGAACAATCCCCGATGACATTGACCTGATGAGCAATATCGAGCCGCGGGCCTCCCATGTGTGCTACAGTTCTGCGGAGAAGGTTCGCGACTTCATTGCCGGCATGACCGACGACTTCTTCCTTCGGCAAGCAAGGAAGATCGGCTGCAAGGTCCCGGAAAAGACCCATCTTCCATAG
- a CDS encoding diguanylate cyclase, translating to MNYSLAFYKSIIDSVTDSIVVIDRNGTIHFVNRSWTIFGQKNGYPVSISWLGMNYLATCGQSASSGDQYGKIAAEGIETVISHEAENFYLEYPCHSTTEKRWFMMRVSPLDLAEEKLFVISHQNITERKLAEEEVLNLSRIDGLTEIANRRFFDIFIDEEWRRCERLGLPISLLLLDIDHFKLYNDTYGHIAGDECLKKVGKILRMFGKRPGDLSARYGGEEFVIVLGNTRLADAVHLAQDLLKAFMEQSIPFQCSPVADKVTVSIGVAAIIPQKGIQSTQLIDTADTMLYAAKKNGRNRIEYHDGNA from the coding sequence ATGAATTATTCATTAGCTTTTTATAAATCGATTATTGATTCTGTGACCGATAGCATTGTTGTTATTGATCGAAACGGGACAATACACTTTGTCAATAGAAGCTGGACAATTTTCGGGCAGAAAAATGGATATCCTGTATCTATAAGTTGGCTAGGAATGAATTATTTGGCAACTTGTGGCCAATCAGCTTCGAGCGGTGATCAATACGGGAAGATTGCCGCAGAGGGTATTGAGACAGTAATATCACATGAAGCTGAAAATTTTTATTTAGAATATCCATGCCACAGCACAACTGAAAAACGATGGTTTATGATGAGGGTTTCTCCACTCGATCTTGCCGAGGAAAAACTGTTCGTCATTTCCCATCAGAATATAACTGAACGAAAACTTGCCGAAGAGGAAGTGCTGAATCTTTCACGGATTGATGGGTTAACAGAAATAGCCAATCGCCGATTTTTCGATATTTTTATTGATGAAGAATGGCGGAGGTGTGAACGCCTGGGTTTGCCGATCAGTCTGTTGCTGTTGGATATAGATCACTTCAAACTATATAACGACACGTACGGTCACATAGCTGGTGATGAATGCTTAAAAAAGGTAGGGAAAATTTTAAGGATGTTTGGCAAGAGACCCGGAGACCTTTCTGCGCGATATGGAGGTGAGGAATTTGTCATCGTGCTTGGCAACACCAGATTGGCCGATGCTGTTCACCTTGCTCAAGATTTGCTGAAAGCTTTTATGGAACAAAGTATTCCCTTTCAATGTTCCCCTGTTGCAGACAAGGTCACAGTGAGTATCGGAGTGGCAGCCATAATTCCGCAAAAGGGTATTCAATCAACACAACTAATTGATACTGCAGACACCATGCTCTACGCAGCCAAGAAAAATGGAAGGAACAGAATTGAATATCATGATGGAAATGCATAA
- a CDS encoding response regulator: MKIKYEINMVSLGILIAVSLAIAFAGVTALSKVTSELNQKLMTNEVRNLVAKIYAAHQVLRDNRVDKVASYIERTKAEQLQELNTYTFGKTGKLRIIELPDRMVMPRGSLLEEAFPATCLAAIAQQKNGLFPCFIAGKDHLLRFETYDDWNWTVVLSLENAEILQARDKFLGDVVVILLASLIAGAILLLWLTGKIVKPIRQLAAAAVSVRNGRWDVPLPSPKGDGEIAQLSRAFQSMARNLADTYGKLQENIQQIADSREELNKRKIFLELLLYHAPDAIIALDADYRVLDWNPGAEKMFGYTPGEAFGKQLDDLVDHHEHQGESGATTKAVLSGKRVEAFETKRYHKDGSPRHVIAAGTPIMINNVLTGAVIVYTDITVRVNAEEALHRAQKMEAIGTLAGGIAHDFNNLLAGIQGHASLMTADQSVPSGQQEHIAAIEAYVKSATDLTAQLLGLARGGKYEIKPIDINVLLNASATMFGRTHKEIRIHDQRQPTPLVVEADRRQLEQVLLNIFINAMHAMPGGGEIYLKTSSEYLDEVFCKIHGIIVGNYVKVSITDTGIGIDKNTQQRIFDPFFTTKDKGRGTGLGLASAFGIIKNHGGTMTVYSELGHGASFSLYLPLSEKAPIREPKADKHIQQGSETILLVDDEEMIREVACAMLQTLGYQVVVAASGAEAVETISRRGRSIDLVILDMIMPDMDGGRTFNRLQAIKPGIAVLLSSGYSLDGQANDIMQNGCKGFIQKPFTLSELSQKIRRVFEDIEV; encoded by the coding sequence ATGAAGATCAAATATGAAATCAACATGGTATCCCTGGGAATCCTGATAGCGGTGTCCTTGGCCATTGCCTTTGCCGGTGTGACCGCCCTCAGCAAGGTTACCAGCGAACTCAATCAAAAGCTCATGACCAATGAGGTGAGAAACCTGGTGGCAAAGATTTATGCGGCACACCAGGTGCTGCGAGATAATCGGGTCGACAAGGTTGCCAGTTATATCGAAAGGACGAAAGCAGAACAGTTGCAGGAGCTCAACACCTATACCTTTGGCAAAACCGGCAAGCTCAGGATCATTGAGCTCCCCGATCGCATGGTTATGCCCAGAGGTTCTTTGCTGGAGGAGGCCTTCCCGGCAACCTGTCTGGCGGCGATCGCTCAACAAAAAAACGGTTTGTTCCCCTGTTTCATCGCCGGTAAAGACCATCTTTTACGCTTTGAAACCTACGATGATTGGAATTGGACGGTCGTACTCTCCTTGGAAAATGCTGAAATCCTCCAAGCTCGCGACAAATTTCTCGGCGATGTGGTGGTGATCCTTCTGGCGAGCCTGATCGCCGGGGCAATTCTACTGCTCTGGTTAACCGGGAAAATCGTCAAACCCATCAGGCAACTGGCTGCGGCAGCAGTCAGCGTTAGAAATGGCCGGTGGGATGTGCCGCTGCCAAGCCCGAAAGGAGATGGAGAGATAGCCCAGCTTTCTCGAGCCTTCCAAAGCATGGCGCGTAACCTAGCCGACACCTACGGTAAACTGCAGGAGAATATTCAACAGATCGCTGACTCGCGAGAAGAGCTGAATAAGCGAAAAATTTTTCTCGAATTACTATTGTACCATGCACCGGATGCAATTATCGCCCTGGATGCCGACTACCGTGTCCTCGACTGGAATCCCGGTGCTGAAAAAATGTTCGGCTATACTCCGGGTGAAGCATTCGGCAAACAACTGGATGATCTTGTGGATCACCACGAGCACCAAGGTGAATCTGGTGCCACAACCAAAGCGGTGCTATCAGGCAAACGTGTGGAGGCCTTTGAAACGAAACGCTACCATAAGGACGGCTCGCCGCGACATGTGATCGCCGCCGGGACCCCCATCATGATAAACAATGTATTGACAGGGGCGGTAATCGTTTACACGGACATCACAGTCCGGGTGAATGCCGAAGAGGCCCTGCACCGTGCCCAGAAAATGGAGGCGATCGGTACATTAGCTGGTGGTATTGCCCATGATTTCAATAATCTTCTGGCAGGTATCCAGGGACATGCCTCTCTTATGACGGCCGATCAATCGGTGCCTTCCGGCCAACAGGAACATATCGCGGCCATTGAGGCCTATGTCAAAAGTGCCACGGATCTGACCGCTCAGTTGCTCGGTCTTGCCCGGGGCGGGAAATACGAGATCAAACCCATCGACATCAATGTCCTGCTCAACGCCAGTGCAACGATGTTCGGGCGTACCCACAAAGAAATCCGCATCCACGATCAGAGACAGCCTACACCTTTGGTCGTCGAAGCTGACAGACGGCAGCTGGAACAGGTGTTGCTTAACATCTTCATTAACGCCATGCATGCCATGCCCGGTGGCGGTGAAATATACCTTAAGACTTCGAGTGAATACCTGGATGAGGTCTTTTGTAAAATTCATGGAATAATAGTGGGCAACTACGTCAAGGTATCCATCACCGATACCGGCATTGGTATCGATAAGAATACGCAACAGCGGATCTTCGACCCGTTTTTCACTACCAAGGACAAGGGGCGGGGTACAGGGCTGGGACTGGCATCGGCCTTTGGCATTATAAAAAATCACGGCGGAACAATGACCGTCTACAGCGAATTGGGGCATGGAGCATCCTTTAGTTTGTATCTGCCCTTGTCGGAAAAGGCCCCGATCCGGGAACCGAAGGCCGACAAACACATTCAGCAAGGATCGGAAACCATTCTCCTGGTAGATGACGAAGAAATGATCAGAGAGGTGGCCTGCGCGATGCTCCAGACCCTCGGCTACCAGGTGGTTGTTGCGGCAAGCGGCGCCGAAGCGGTGGAGACGATAAGTCGGCGCGGCCGCAGCATCGATCTGGTTATTCTCGATATGATCATGCCGGATATGGACGGCGGCAGGACATTCAACCGTCTTCAAGCCATCAAACCAGGGATAGCGGTGCTTCTTTCCAGCGGCTATTCATTAGATGGTCAAGCCAACGACATAATGCAGAATGGCTGCAAAGGTTTTATTCAGAAACCCTTCACACTCTCAGAATTGTCGCAAAAAATCCGCCGAGTTTTCGAGGATATTGAGGTCTGA